The proteins below come from a single Malus sylvestris chromosome 3, drMalSylv7.2, whole genome shotgun sequence genomic window:
- the LOC126614987 gene encoding uncharacterized protein LOC126614987 codes for MSHQILQASPVSIPKSPSSEKVCKEKEKDKSAPQSAVTYVYQAKVAELCCNVTATWCKNLTSHSLCITVEKPCQQNQCCTCKIDLSSTQFWGKKGLKSFEVDGRRVDVYWDFRQAKFSCTPEPCSNYYVALVSKQEVVLLLGDLMEDAYKRTRSRSSSEEARLMYKKENVCGKGLFCTKAMLEEGRKEHDIVIETLLSGPKDPEMWISVDGTVAIRIMNLNWRFRGNKTVMLNDMPVEIFWDVHDWLFSSLGTSQGFFIFKAGTVDWESSNINYDYGSRNGNCSSCSLQHSPCNSPKGKGSSSNIGGFCHFLYAWKTE; via the coding sequence GAAAAGGAGAAAGATAAGTCAGCTCCGCAGAGCGCTGTGACTTATGTCTATCAAGCGAAAGTAGCTGAATTGTGCTGCAATGTCACAGCGACATGGTGTAAAAACCTAACTAGCCATTCCCTCTGCATCACAGTGGAAAAGCCTTGTCAACAAAATCAGTGCTGTACTTGTAAGATAGACTTAAGCTCAACCCAGTTTTGGGGCAAGAAAGGTCTCAAATCGTTCGAAGTAGATGGAAGACGGGTGGATGTGTACTGGGATTTTCGACAGGCGAAATTCTCCTGCACCCCAGAGCCATGCTCGAATTACTATGTTGCCTTGGTGTCCAAACAAGAGGTGGTTTTACTGCTGGGGGACTTAATGGAAGATGCTTATAAGCGGACCAGATCAAGATCATCATCGGAAGAGGCTAGGTTGATGTACAAGAAGGAAAATGTGTGCGGGAAAGGATTGTTTTGCACCAAAGCCATGTTGGAGGAAGGGAGGAAAGAACATGACATTGTGATTGAAACGTTGTTGTCCGGGCCCAAAGATCCTGAAATGTGGATTAGCGTAGATGGGACAGTGGCAATTCGGATTATGAACTTGAATTGGAGGTTTAGAGGGAATAAAACTGTGATGCTGAATGATATGCCAGTTGAAATTTTTTGGGATGTGCATGATTGGTTGTTTAGTAGCTTAGGCACAAGCCAagggtttttcatttttaaggCAGGGACGGTAGATTGGGAATCATCGAATATCAATTATGATTATGGGAGTAGAAATGGAAACTGCAGCAGTTGCAGCCTGCAGCACAGTCCATGTAACTCACCAAAAGGCAAAGGGAGCTCATCAAACATAGGAGGGTTTTGCCATTTTCTCTATGCTTGGAAAACCGAGTGA